The Balneola sp. DNA segment AGCGAATAACCTTCTGGATATTTATCCGGATCGACGCCCAGATGATCTTACTTCAGGAAATCAATTTATTTACTCCAGGAGAATTGCTCAATTTGGCTCCAATGGAAGGTATGTCTTCACTAAAGTTACGGTTGGACTTTAAGTAACGTCTGAGATTGGAGTTTGGGGTCATTCTGAACCTTTATCAGTCATCCTGAGCATACTTGTGAAGGATCTAGTCGATTATCCGTTTAGATTCTTCAGCAGTAGCTTCAGAATGACTCAATATGAGTTTTTTGGATTTCCTATTACAAGCCTCAGTACTTAGCCGGAGTCCCTTCCAGAGGGATGCTGTTCTGAATAAACTCCCGAATATCATCATTCGCGTTCTTCAGGTCTTCAGCTCTTAAATACATCATATGTCCACTTCTATATCCCTTAAAGGAAAAGCGATCTTTCATTTCTCCACTGGGGTCAAGCTGCCACATAGTATACATTGCATCAAAATACTTGGTAGCTCCATCGTAATATCCACTTTGGACTAAGGTATGTAAGTAAGGATTTTGAGCCATTGCCTGACGAAGGTTCTCCCCACTATTATTTCCGGTTCTGTCCCAGGGTCGTACCGGGCCAAACATGTTATATTTTAAATCTGTTTGGAAGTCCAGATGATTCAGGAAATAGTAATTCACCGCGGGAGTGAAGGAATGCAACCAGGAAGTTAATTCAGAATTAAAATCAGGGCTTTCACCACCTCTGGTTCTGTCCAGTCCTTTATAGCGCGAATCTAACCGACCTACAGTATTCCCTTCATCTCTAAGAAGCTCTTTCCAATAGAATGCAGTAGGTACATCCAAATTATATTGTAAAATGGCTTCTTCAGAAATCCCGGAGAATCGAGCCATTTGTTTTGCAGCCTCCAGCCGAACTTGATCATCAACAAAGCCTCCTTTTACAAGTATGGGCATGAGTTCGTTAATCGCGTATTCTTCGGCGAGCGGAAGTACTTCTTCTAAATCCAAAGCTTGTAATTCAGCAGGTAGTTTGTTGTGGTACCACGCAGCTGCTGTAAAATAGGGCAGACGCAGTGACGCGCCCAAAGGACCGTCTCTTCTTCGTTCGCTGGTATGTACACCCAGTTCAGTAGGAGATACCAGAATGACTCCATTTAAATACATCCACTCACTATTTTGAAGTTCAAGAGCTAAGCCTGATACTCTAGTGGTTCCATAGCTTTCTCCGATCAAATATTTAGGAGATCTCCATCTATTCATTCTTGTCACAAACAGATTGATCCAATCGGCCAGATATTCGATATCCTGGTTCACCCCAAAGAATGTATCTCTGTCTACTTCTTCATCCAGAATTCGAGAATACCCTGTGTTTACGGGGTTAACAAAAACGATATCAGCAATATCCAAAACGGAATGTGGATTATCTTTTACACCATAGGGTTGAATGGGGAAACCTTCATCATCGATAACCAACACTTTAGGACCGGTATATGCCAAATGCATCCATACAGAAGCAGAGCCTGGACCTCCATTGAATGAAATCATAAGTGGTCTTCGGGAATCGTCTTTTATGTCGGTTCTTTTGTAGTAAGTGTAGTGGAG contains these protein-coding regions:
- a CDS encoding carboxypeptidase produces the protein MKYSRIYLLFVFLFSSSLLFAQVQLPEFADKAIVTEHEVSINGQKIPYSATTGFQPVFGDDERTPIATLHYTYYKRTDIKDDSRRPLMISFNGGPGSASVWMHLAYTGPKVLVIDDEGFPIQPYGVKDNPHSVLDIADIVFVNPVNTGYSRILDEEVDRDTFFGVNQDIEYLADWINLFVTRMNRWRSPKYLIGESYGTTRVSGLALELQNSEWMYLNGVILVSPTELGVHTSERRRDGPLGASLRLPYFTAAAWYHNKLPAELQALDLEEVLPLAEEYAINELMPILVKGGFVDDQVRLEAAKQMARFSGISEEAILQYNLDVPTAFYWKELLRDEGNTVGRLDSRYKGLDRTRGGESPDFNSELTSWLHSFTPAVNYYFLNHLDFQTDLKYNMFGPVRPWDRTGNNSGENLRQAMAQNPYLHTLVQSGYYDGATKYFDAMYTMWQLDPSGEMKDRFSFKGYRSGHMMYLRAEDLKNANDDIREFIQNSIPLEGTPAKY